A region from the Aegilops tauschii subsp. strangulata cultivar AL8/78 chromosome 5, Aet v6.0, whole genome shotgun sequence genome encodes:
- the LOC109786128 gene encoding uncharacterized protein: protein MEGGEQKVSSFPDVPPKDDIPAAAKSLTIKTTANAGGSDWPSPASPYLGSPSPPSSAFVSALQSPYISPRIAEPPPPPNPPHRETRASRTPALPSPASRGGAEFRSEDTDAPTSASRTPPSERGYDSRSQGTDPRRRSSDGGGPAPRVSFSFPVPRVSLTRGAVASPMSNGKLRSCDVYIGFHGQGAPLARFCRWLKAELELQGIAAFTADRARYSGAHSHEIADRIICSAAFGIVVVTTSGFLNPFVLEEIRFFAQKRNLVPILFDTRASDIAGLFDGKPEDKEGMEAFEGLMRCHELKLETDESSWRRCVSTAVTVLQSKLGRGTIAEKESEGTEGLPFPRNRHFIGREKELAEIEGMCFGCAGEVEDVECPGGSTMLNCVSSGVSDGGFADEDSDRVRTSSGRFGSLELHKCKRPVLEASVDPAIDLSAAKGIGLLKQRSKLRKSRFRCNSKDHGNGNVVCINGISGIGKTELALEFAYRYSQRYKMVLWIGGEARYLRQNILNLSGYLGLDISAEAEREHGRIRSFEEQELDAFQRVKRELFRDVPYLLIIDNLESERDWWEGKDLQDFIPRNTGASHVVVTTRLPHFMNLEPIHLPQLSFHDAMVLIKGKKKKDYPPEELEVLKKFDEQLGRVSFGLWLVGSLLSELMIDPGILLEAVERVSLNENMIVFCSGDDNLWQNNLFLIKVLVFCFALMDQVKGGSLALRMITVGSWLAPSPMSSTLLAAMASKLPTKANSIQLLSESLKAALLCGTHCFLQPQARKAEVESAHLLVKLGLARKTTQRPGCWIQFHPIVQLFGKISGSLAPASAAVSGVIRTGNMSIYSDHMWASAFLLFGFKSEPPVVQLKPVDLVLFIKKIALPLAVQAFMAFSRCGSALELLKVCTNILEDAEKSVASRIQDLKQGSLCWKKKLRTDNHVDEFVWHEMALLKATLLETRAKLLVRGGLFDSGEELCRTCISIRTVMLGHDHAQTLAAQETLAKVVRYRSKI, encoded by the coding sequence ATGGAAGGGGGAGAGCAAAAAGTTTCATCATTTCCTGATGTGCCGCCCAAGGACGACATCCCCGCCGCCGCCAAGTCCCTCACCATCAAGACCACCGCCAATGCCGGCGGCTCCGACTGGCCGAGCCCCGCCTCGCCCTACCTcggctcgccgtcgccgccgtcctccgcctTCGTCTCCGCGCTGCAGTCGCCCTACATCTCCCCTCGGATCGCcgagcctcctcctcctcctaatCCGCCGCACCGAGAAACCAGGGCCTCCCGGACCCCCGCGCTGCCCTCGCCGGCGTCCCGCGGCGGCGCCGAGTTCCGGTCGGAGGACACGGACGCGCCGACGAGCGCCTCCCGCACGCCGCCGTCGGAGCGCGGCTACGACTCCCGGTCCCAGGGCACCGACCCGCGCCGCCGGTCCTCCGACGGCGGCGGGCCCGCGCCGCGCGTCTCCTTCTCCTTCCCCGTGCCGCGCGTCTCGCTCACGCGGGGCGCCGTCGCGTCGCCCATGTCCAACGGCAAGCTCCGGAGCTGCGACGTCTACATCGGCTTCCACGGCCAGGGTGCCCCCCTCGCCAGGTTCTGCAGGTGGCTCAAGGCAGAGCTCGAGCTGCAAGGAATCGCCGCGTTCACGGCCGACCGGGCCAGGTACTCCGGCGCGCACAGCCATGAGATCGCAGACCGCATCATCTGTTCGGCGGCTTTCGGCATCGTGGTGGTCACCACGTCTGGCTTCCTCAACCCGTTCGTCCTCGAGGAGATCCGGTTCTTTGCTCAGAAGAGGAACCTGGTGCCCATCCTGTTCGACACCAGGGCGTCGGACATCGCCGGGCTGTTTGACGGCAAGCCTGAAGATAAGGAGGGCATGGAAGCGTTTGAGGGGCTGATGCGGTGCCATGAGCTGAAGCTCGAGACAGATGAGAGCAGCTGGAGGAGGTGTGTGTCGACGGCGGTCACCGTGCTGCAGTCGAAGCTTGGCCGGGGTACGATTGCCGAAAAGGAGAGCGAGGGAACCGAGGGTTTGCCATTTCCGCGGAACCGGCATTTCATTGGAAGGGAGAAAGAGCTTGCAGAGATCGAGGGAATGTGCTTCGGTTGCGCCGGGGAAGTCGAAGATGTGGAGTGCCCAGGGGGCAGCACCATGCTTAATTGTGTGTCCAGTGGTGTGTCAGATGGAGGATTTGCCGATGAGGACAGTGACAGGGTGAGGACAAGCAGTGGCAGGTTTGGCAGCTTGGAGTTGCACAAGTGCAAGCGGCCTGTGTTGGAGGCATCGGTTGATCCGGCGATCGATCTGTCGGCTGCGAAAGGGATCGGTCTTCTGAAGCAGAGATCAAAGCTCAGGAAGTCGAGATTCAGGTGCAACAGCAAGGATCATGGCAATGGCAATGTGGTCTGCATCAATGGCATTTCAGGCATTGGCAAGACGGAGCTGGCATTGGAGTTTGCGTACCGGTACTCACAGCGGTACAAGATGGTGTTGTGGATTGGAGGCGAGGCGAGGTACTTGAGACAGAACATACTGAATTTATCAGGGTATTTGGGGCTGGATATCAGCGCCGAGGCTGAGAGGGAGCACGGCAGGATCAGGAGCTTTGAGGAGCAAGAGTTGGATGCTTTTCAAAGGGTGAAGAGAGAGCTTTTCAGGGATGTGCCCTACTTGCTCATAATCGATAACCTCGAGAGCGAGAGGGACTGGTGGGAAGGGAAGGACCTGCAGGATTTCATACCTAGAAACACTGGAGCAAGCCATGTCGTCGTGACAACACGGCTGCCGCATTTCATGAACCTTGAGCCAATTCATCTTCCGCAGCTCTCGTTTCATGATGCTATGGTCCTGATAAAGGGGAAAAAGAAGAAGGATTACCCTCCTGAGGAACTGGAAGTTCTGAAGAAATTCGACGAGCAGCTGGGGCGAGTGAGCTTCGGGCTGTGGCTTGTTGGTTCACTGTTGTCTGAGTTGATGATTGATCCTGGTATTCTTCTTGAGGCTGTCGAGCGGGTGTCGCTAAATGAGAACATGATTGTGTTCTGTTCTGGTGATGACAACTTATGGCAGAACAATTTGTTTCTGATCAAGGTGTTGGTCTTCTGCTTCGCATTGATGGACCAGGTGAAAGGAGGCAGCCTTGCCTTGAGGATGATCACAGTAGGTTCTTGGCTAGCTCCATCGCCCATGTCGTCGACCCTACTAGCTGCCATGGCCAGCAAGCTGCCAACAAAAGCCAATAGCATTCAGTTGTTGAGTGAATCACTTAAGGCAGCACTCTTGTGCGGCACACACTGCTTTCTACAGCCGCAGGCAAGGAAAGCTGAGGTGGAGTCGGCACACTTGCTAGTAAAACTTGGCTTGGCGCGAAAAACAACTCAGCGTCCAGGTTGCTGGATTCAGTTTCACCCGATCGTGCAGCTGTTCGGCAAGATCAGCGGCAGTTTGGCACCGGCATCCGCAGCAGTATCCGGTGTCATAAGGACTGGCAATATGTCTATCTATTCAGATCACATGTGGGCTAGTGCATTCCTTCTGTTTGGCTTCAAATCAGAGCCGCCTGTGGTTCAACTCAAGCCGGTCGACCTGGTGCTCTTCATCAAGAAGATAGCACTGCCCCTGGCAGTCCAAGCGTTCATGGCATTCTCGCGCTGCGGCTCCGCGCTGGAGTTGCTCAAGGTGTGCACCAACATCCTCGAGGATGCGGAGAAGTCGGTCGCGTCACGGATACAGGACCTGAAGCAGGGATCGCTGTGCTGGAAGAAGAAGCTGCGGACAGACAACCATGTCGACGAGTTCGTCTGGCATGAGATGGCACTGCTGAAAGCAACGCTGCTCGAGACGAGGGCGAAGCTGCTTGTGCGAGGCGGGTTGTTTGACAGCGGGGAGGAGCTGTGCAGGACCTGCATCAGCATCAGGACGGTCATGCTTGGCCACGACCATGCCCAGACATTGGCGGCTCAGGAGACGCTCGCAAAGGTGGTTCGATACAGGAGTAAAATCTGA
- the LOC109786140 gene encoding uncharacterized protein — MPCLPGCAGWAAMDVTFVCSSGEAPFKMEVGFFDTVQDIKHKLQERNGWPAAALSLFHDGDALVDDDGAGAAGVTERYGVVEGSVIHVALDGDDRRPRQEKKSGIRRPKARRDGVVAPAPLRVTVVSRCGAGRVEVAVRARGAVSALRRELERGAASGSGFPLPADGGYFFIHGQSVMDEARSFEWHGVAAGDEVVVFEGSVTRPPAC, encoded by the coding sequence ATGCCATGCTTGCCTGGTTGCGCTGGGTGGGCGGCCATGGACGTGACCTTCGTGTGCTCGTCGGGCGAGGCGCCGTTCAAGATGGAGGTGGGCTTCTTCGACACCGTCCAGGACATCAAGCACAAGCTCCAGGAGCGCAACGGCTGGCCCGCCGCCGCCCTGTCCCTCTTCCACGACGGCGACGCGCTCGTGGACGACGACGGCGCCGGCGCCGCCGGCGTCACCGAGCGGTACGGCGTCGTGGAGGGCTCCGTCATCCACGTCGCCCTCGACGGCGACGACAGGCGGCCGCGTCAGGAGAAGAAGAGTGGGATCAGGAGGCCAAAGGCCAGGCGGGACGGCGTCGTCGCGCCGGCGCCGCTGCGGGTGACGGTGGTGTCGCGGTGCGGCGCGGGGCGCGTGGAGGTGGCGGTGCGCGCGCGCGGCGCTGTGTCGGCGCTGCGCCGGGAGCTGGAGCGGGGCGCGGCGTCCGGGTCCGGGTTCCCGCTGCCCGCGGACGGCGGCTACTTCTTCATACACGGGCAGAGCGTGATGGACGAGGCGCGGTCGTTCGAGTGGCACGGCGTGGCCGCCGGCGACGAGGTCGTCGTCTTCGAAGGCTCCGTCACCAGGCCCCCGGCGTGCTGA
- the LOC109786129 gene encoding probable WRKY transcription factor 2, with protein sequence MAGTGDRGSLMEDWMAMPPTPSPRTLMSSFLNEDFGSGQFSNFFGEHVSNKPHDQSEKRGELVDLREQVPAQSDTATATPQKDFSLQPNLFHANQKSNPQGSLAERRASRAGFSIPKIDTSRVGSSTVIRSPIAIPPGLSPTTLLESPVFLYNAMAQPSPTTGKLFVASEANSTMPPDSTFSNDVFSFQPHSGPTSYSNVEKGYNVSHQNQLLSNIHQQGSSLQSSFTAVKDSADETIVKPKTSDSVFSVNHSSEEQEDDEGDQNEEYSSATNSNPAEDGYNWRKYGQKQVKSSEHPRSYYKCTHPDCPVKKKVERSQDGQITEIVYKSSHNHPLPPPNRRSGIPLSQINDQQVHVLEKPGSHTGLNTASLWENGKSECIQDMQGVEGRPAAGPPVSAYGDTSIMESQDAADVSSTLSNEIDRATQGTISLDCDVGEDETESKRRKLDALASVTIPTATTTSSIDMVAAASRAVREPRVVVQTTSEVDILDDGYRWRKYGQKVVKGNPNPRSYYKCTHQGCSVRKHVERASHDLKSVITTYEGKHNHEVPAARNSGNAGSGSVSAPASAPQANLSHRRQEQAQGSYPQFGGATPFGSFGLPPRGHLGAAGNFHFGMAPSGMSMPPMPAARHPPSMMQGYPGLMMQEGQMKAEPDQQSGFAASSAYQQMMGRPPFGPQM encoded by the exons ATGGCCGGCACCGGCGATCGTGGATCCCTCATGGAGGACTGGATGGCCATGCCCCCGACACCCAGCCCGAGAACGCTCATGTCAAGCTTCTTGAATGAAGACTTCGGCTCTGGTCAATTCTCCAATTTTTTCGGCGAACATGTGAGCAACAAGCCCCACGATCAATCAGAGAAGAGAGGAGAGCTTGTGGATTTGAGGGAGCAAGTGCCTGCTCAGTCAGATACAGCTACAGCTACACCCCAAAAGGATTTTTCCCTGCAACCAAATTTGTTCCATGCTAACCAGAAATCAAACCCACAgggatctctggccgagcgcaGGGCTTCCAGAGCTGGTTTCAGTATCCCCAAGATTGATACATCTCGTGTGGGTTCATCCACAGTTATTCGATCACCCATAGCAATTCCACCTGGTCTTAGTCCAACTACTCTTCTTGAGTCACCGGTTTTTCTCTACAATGCTATG GCACAGCCTTCACCAACCACTGGCAAACTGTTCGTTGCTTCAGAGGCTAACTCAACAATGCCACCAGATAGCACATTCAGTAACGATGTTTTCTCCTTCCAACCCCACTCTGGGCCAACAAGTTACTCAAATGTGGAAAAG GGTTACAATGTTAGCCACCAAAACCAGTTGTTGTCAAATATTCATCAGCAGGGATCCAGTCTTCAGTCAAGCTTTACTGCAGTCAAGGACAGTGCCGACGAAACAATTGTCAAACCGAAGACGTCTGACTCTGTGTTCAGTGTTAATCACTCTTCTGAAGAACAGGAAGATGACGAGGGAGACCAAAATGAGGAATACTCTTCTGCCACAAATAGCAACCCAGCTGAAGATGGATATAACTGGAGAAAATATGGACAGAAGCAAGTTAAGAGCAGTGAGCATCCAAGGAGCTATTACAAGTGCACACACCCCGATTGCCCTGTCAAGAAAAAGGTGGAACGCTCTCAAGATGGTCAGATAACAGAGATAGTCTACAAGAGTTCTCACAATCACCCTTTGCCGCCTCCAAACCGCCGCTCAGGTATCCCTTTGTCGCAAATCAATGATCAACAAGTCCATGTTCTAGAGAAACCTGGTTCGCACACAGGGCTCAACACTGCATCTTTGTGGGAAAATGGTAAAAGTGAGTGCATTCAAGATATGCAAGGTGTTGAGGGAAGACCAGCTGCTGGCCCTCCTGTATCTGCATATGGTGATACATCTATCATGGAGTCCCAAGATGCAGCTGATGTCTCGTCAACGCTGTCCAATGAGATTGATAGAGCAACACAAGGCACCATTTCTTTAGACTGTGATGTAGGTGAAGATGAGACTGAATCCAAAAGAAG GAAGCTGGATGCTTTAGCTAGTGTTACTATTCCTACTGCGACCACCACCAGTTCAATTGACATGGTGGCTGCAGCATCAAGAGCTGTCCGGGAGCCTCGTGTTGTGGTTCAGACAACAAGCGAGGTTGACATCCTTGACGATGGTTATCGCTGGCGCAAGTATGGTCAGAAGGTTGTTAAAGGAAACCCAAATCCAAG GAGCTACTACAAATGTACCCACCAGGGCTGTTCGGTGCGCAAGCACGTGGAGAGAGCGTCGCACGATCTGAAATCCGTGATCACGACATACGAGGGGAAGCACAACCATGAAGTTCCAGCAGCCAGAAATAGCGGGAACGCGGGCTCTGGTTCCGTCAGTGCTCCAGCATCAGCGCCACAGGCCAATCTCTCACACCGCAGGCAAGAACAAGCGCAAGGCAGCTATCCTCAGTTTGGTGGCGCGACTCCCTTCGGTTCCTTCGGCCTCCCGCCGAGAGGCCATCTGGGAGCGGCAGGCAACTTCCACTTCGGGATGGCCCCTTCAGGCATGTCGATGCCGCCGATGCCCGCCGCCCGTCATCCTCCATCAATGATGCAGGGCTACCCGGGGCTCATGATGCAGGAAGGGCAGATGAAGGCGGAGCCAGACCAGCAGTCCGGGTTCGCAGCGTCATCGGCTTACCAACAGATGATGGGCAGGCCCCCCTTTGGTCCCCAGATGTAA